Proteins encoded by one window of Silvibacterium dinghuense:
- the hflX gene encoding GTPase HflX, which translates to MGTRRESAVLVSVEFGNRKGPQLRTASLARSAALLSESADDSGLDATATRSFDFEASIEEFRELVLSAGASILAEVVQRRPKPDPATLLGSGKIDEIHGIVASSHADVVLFDYDLTPTQLRNLEDLLPCRVVDRTQLILDIFARHARTREGQLQVELAQLEYMLPRLTGRGRSMSQLGGGIGTRGPGETQLETDRRRIQRRLLQLREELEGVRRVRAQQRQRREAVPVPAVALVGYTNAGKSTLFNTITRAGVLESSRMFATLDPKLKAIQLPSRRKVLLSDTVGFIRDLPHTLVTSFRATLEEVQKAEVLVHVRDCTSPMQEEHKAEVEKVLGELDVLSTPRIEVLNKIDLLPEKEREALLASGAVAVSGKTGLGVEALMARLDQALVADPIVEQRFQIPQSEGLVLAALGAGALIREREFDGNLVRMTVAGPASLIGRYRRFWKS; encoded by the coding sequence ATGGGAACGCGGCGGGAATCCGCCGTGCTGGTGTCCGTCGAATTCGGCAACCGTAAGGGGCCGCAGCTACGGACGGCTTCACTCGCACGCAGCGCAGCGCTGCTCAGCGAAAGCGCTGACGATTCCGGGCTCGATGCCACGGCTACGCGCAGTTTCGACTTCGAAGCCTCCATCGAAGAGTTCCGGGAGCTGGTGCTCTCCGCAGGCGCTTCGATTCTGGCCGAAGTGGTACAGCGGCGTCCCAAGCCTGATCCCGCCACGCTGCTGGGCAGCGGCAAGATCGACGAGATTCACGGCATTGTCGCCTCGTCGCACGCGGATGTGGTTCTTTTCGACTACGACCTGACTCCGACCCAGTTGCGAAACCTGGAAGACCTGCTGCCGTGCCGGGTGGTTGACCGCACCCAGCTCATCCTGGACATCTTTGCCCGCCATGCGCGTACCCGTGAGGGCCAGCTGCAGGTAGAGCTGGCGCAGCTCGAATATATGTTGCCGCGCCTGACCGGCCGCGGACGCTCCATGTCGCAGCTCGGCGGCGGCATCGGTACGCGTGGTCCTGGAGAAACGCAGCTTGAAACGGATCGCCGACGCATTCAGCGCCGTCTGCTGCAGCTTCGCGAGGAGCTGGAGGGTGTTCGCCGGGTGCGCGCGCAGCAGCGGCAGCGGCGGGAGGCGGTTCCGGTGCCGGCGGTGGCGCTGGTCGGCTATACGAATGCGGGGAAGAGCACGCTCTTCAATACGATCACCCGCGCCGGGGTGCTGGAGTCGTCGCGGATGTTTGCGACGCTCGATCCGAAATTGAAGGCGATCCAGTTGCCGAGCCGCCGCAAGGTGCTGCTCTCCGATACGGTGGGGTTCATCCGCGACCTGCCGCACACGCTGGTGACCTCCTTCCGCGCGACCTTGGAAGAGGTACAGAAGGCCGAGGTGCTGGTGCATGTGCGCGACTGCACGAGTCCGATGCAGGAGGAGCACAAGGCCGAGGTGGAAAAGGTGCTTGGCGAGCTGGATGTGCTTTCGACCCCTCGCATTGAGGTTCTGAACAAGATCGATCTGTTGCCGGAGAAAGAGCGCGAGGCGCTGCTGGCTTCGGGCGCAGTTGCGGTTTCCGGCAAGACGGGGCTGGGCGTGGAAGCGCTGATGGCGCGGCTCGATCAGGCCCTGGTGGCCGATCCGATTGTGGAGCAGCGGTTCCAGATTCCGCAGTCCGAAGGGCTGGTGCTGGCCGCGCTTGGGGCCGGCGCGCTGATCCGCGAAAGGGAGTTCGACGGCAACCTGGTGCGCATGACGGTGGCCGGTCCGGCGTCGCTGATCGGCCGCTACCGAAGGTTCTGGAAGTCGTAG
- the hfq gene encoding RNA chaperone Hfq has product MDSKPAQNIQDTFLNTVRKDKTPITIYLVSGVKLTGKIRSFDKYSVLLENNSQEQLIFKHAISTVVSSRSVLHSDHRPSSASTSAHAPTHAPAMAAAGSSDSHS; this is encoded by the coding sequence ATGGATAGCAAGCCGGCACAGAATATTCAGGACACCTTTCTGAATACCGTTCGCAAAGATAAGACTCCCATCACCATCTATTTGGTCAGCGGTGTGAAGCTCACCGGCAAGATTCGTTCTTTCGATAAGTACTCGGTACTGCTCGAAAACAACAGTCAGGAGCAGCTGATCTTCAAGCACGCTATCTCCACGGTCGTGAGCAGCCGTTCCGTACTGCATAGCGATCACCGGCCCAGCTCTGCTTCCACCTCGGCCCATGCCCCGACGCATGCGCCGGCCATGGCCGCAGCCGGCAGCTCCGATTCCCATTCGTAG